The genomic interval ATACCTTTCAATGCTATTGATTTTGGGGCGAGTCATATTACTGAAGTCGGACTTAAATCTATTGAGAGCATTTTAGAAAAACACCCTGAAATAACATGTCTAAATTTAAGGGATAATGGCATAACAGGGGAAAAAATTTCATGGAATATATCAACTCCTCTTCACAGATTGCGTGAGCTCCATTTGGGTTTTAATAAGATTTCTGATCAGGGGATGAAAAAGCTTTTTAGGGCCCAACTTGATAGTGCTTTGCAGTATCTTGATTTACAAGGCAACAGCTTCACCTATATAGGCATTTTTTCACTGGCAGATTTTCTAAAGACTAATAAAACGCTCACTTTTTTGAATCTGTCTAAAAATCGTTTCGGAAATCTTGGGGCGTTTGGAGTAGCGGAATGCTTAAAAAGCAATCATAGTCTGCAAACATTAGAAATGAGAAGCTGCAAAATAAGAGATGAGGGCGCAAAAACTCTGGGGAAATTTTTGGGTATGAATAAAGGTCTTGAAGATCTAGATCTATCAGACAATGCTATTGGAGATGAGGGAGCCATGGGCCTTGCGGCTGCTTTTGCAACAAACCATACTCTAAAAAAGCTAGATCTAGATGGCAACCATATTCAAGACGCGGGCGCCTGTGCCTTGGCGAAAGCTTTTCTAGAGAGCAATAGCCCCTTAGAAGAATTAAGAATTCAGTGGAACTGTTTAGGTCCTAAGGGGTTAGCTTGCCTTGCAAAACTTAAAGAAAAAAGGACGAAATTAATCGTCATGGATACTCTTCAGAAACCTACTGAGTGTTTAGGTCAGGGAACTTCTGGTTAGACGATTTAGTCGAAAATTAGCAATTAAATAGTAATTAAATTTCCTCAAGAGTTGTCTTATTTTGCAAAAATGGCCCTTAAGAACCCTAAAAATCTTATGACAGGGACGGCGCGTTTATGAATGGTGGGGTAGCTGCAAAAAAAGTCTATGACCGTGCCTTCTTCTTGGGGCAAAACTTGAACTAAATTCTTTTTGGTCAAATCTATAAATTCAACGGGAATACTTGCAATTCCACCGCCCCGTTCTGCTAGCAATACACGAGTTTCTGGGCAATTGACCTCAACTACTGGTTTGCGGGGCTTACCACTGGATGCCCCCAAAGTCAGATGCCAATTCATGGTAGAAAACACAGAATTTTTGGGCCCATAGGCAATCAATTTGTGATGATTTAAGTCCTCTGGATTTTTAGGGGTGCCAAATTTTTCTAGATATTCAGGGCTCGCATAAAGTTTTATATGGGTTCGCATAATAGATTCCTGAATAATATCTTCTTCTCGGTTGAGGTAAGGGGTGATCGCAATTGTCATTTCACTGGAATCAAAATTGATTATGTCTAAATCATTTTTGCAAATTTTCAAGGTAATATCCGGGAATGCTTCCCGGAATTGATCCAGATAAGGCCTTACGAAAAAATCATAAAAACCCACGTAAGTATAAATATTTAAATGACCCGAGGCTTCTTTGTTAACGTTGGTTAGCAGGTTTTTCATACCCTCCATACGTTCCAGAATATCTTTCGCTTCTTCAAGCAGAATTTGTCCTTCAGGCGTTAGAATCAATCCCCTTGATTTGCGTACAAAAAGTTTTGCTTTGAGCCGTATTTCCATGGCAATAATTTTGCGACTGACATTAGACTGATCCATATTCAGTTCAGATGCAGCATTGGTAAAACTGCCGGATTTAGCTACAATATAAAAGGTTTTTAATTGATCAAAGGTCATCTTCTTCCCTAAAATTAATGATTGCTTCGCAAAACTTCGAGTTCTCAGGTTTCTAAGGTACTTTTATACCTGTCGAAGCCCTAAACCCTGGTTTTGCTTGAACTCCTTTAATTTGATAACATATTTTTTACAAATTAAGGAGTCGGCATAGTACCATTTTATACCTACCAATCAAGGAGAAAATAAAGAAGAAATACTCTAGTCCAAAGTATAGGCAAGACCAATTTTGAACTGATTATTGATAATGCTGACTTTTTCTTCGACCCCACCAACAGTAGGATCTTTAAAGACCAGGTGAGGTACATAGTCGATTGTATAATCAGCCCGCAAGCTTACATTTGGGTTCATGAAGACTTCTAAACCACCACCGGCCCGTACGCCCCAAACATAGGTTGTGCTGTTGGGACCCGATGTAAATTGGCGAGAAGTAGAAGAAGAAAAGCTTGCCTTATGAACCAAAGATCCTCCCATCAGGCCCAGTCGCCCATACCCCATGGTTCCATGGTTAAAGATGTATCCGGGACGTGCTGTAAGGGCCCACACATTCTTAAGTTTGTTGCTATAGGTTTCAGTGGTGACCGGCCCTGTTGAAACGAATGTTTCTTGTATCTGGATTGAATTCAGATTTCCTTGGAATTCCCCTGACAAGAAGAAGCGCCCTATATTATAACTATACCCCGTAAAGATGCCCCATAGGGGTTCTGTGCTGCCTGACTGGCCTTTGTATTTGATGGACCCTTTACCATCTAACTCTCGTACGTTCATCATATTGCCAATACCAGTATCAAACCCGAAGTAAAAACCTGTTTGAATGCTGTCTTCGAACTCTGATTCCAAGGAAGGTCCCGCCATGGGACTGGGTTTATAGCTTACGCCCAAACTAACCTGGTTTAGGATATTGCGATCTTTTTTGATAAGGCCTGTCGACGAATTGTACTGGAACGGTTGATAGTTGATTTGGGTGCCTTCCAATCGCAAAGACAACTGATCTGTCAGGGCAGATTCGACGCCAACCCCAAAGACAAACCCTGTTCGACTGTTTGCGCTATAAATTCCAGGGAATATGAATGCCCCCCCTGTTGTGCTTTGCTCATCGTAGGAAAAGTTCGTGGCGGCGGCTCCTATGCGTCCATACAGCAATGTTGTGGGGGAAATATATCCCCCCAGCCTTAGGCTTGCATCCCAAGAAAAATTAATGGCTGAGGTGCTGTTATAAATATTACCAGCTGTTGTTGTGTAAGAGGTTTTTTCTTCTACCCCATAACCCCCAGCTCGTAATTCCAAGCCCTCATAGAAACGCCCCTGAACCAACCCATACCCCAAATAGGCGTGCCCCCCACCGCCAAAATTATCGCCAGACAGTTGTCGCGTACTTGTGGTGCCATTCATTGTGCTGTGGGATGAGGTTTGTGTTGCTAGTTGGTCAAGCTGAACGCCCACATAAAAGCCCTCTCCCACACTCATGTATGGGCTAATGCCGCCCCGATGAGTTAATCTGGTGCTTTCAATAGCTTCTAAATCACGATCCCTATAGGACGTTTTTTCAGTTGTTTCTTCCACAAGCCATTCAGGTGTTTTAGTGGCATTTTGATTTAAATAGATAATGAATCGAGGGGTGGTTCCTTCGCTGCTAAACACTTTTTTACCAATAACACTGGTGCCTTTTTGAACCGACAACACCAGCTTAGTTTCTACAGGATCACTTTGATCAACGGTATAGTCTTGAATCAATCCTCCCTTTTTTTTAGGGACCATCACATCTTTCCAATCTGTTTTCGGCAAGTGGATCACAACTTGATTCAAGTAGGTGTTTTCTACAACCTTGTATTCTTTCTTGCTGTCTGATTCTAATCGCAAAATAGTATCATCTCCTTGGCTAATGATATCCATTTTTTTGACCAACCCTTTTTGGCCTTCTGCCGCCTCTTTGGCTGCTGTTAAATCTTCCGTAAAGATGCCTTCTTTCTCGTGAATAGCATCTTTATTAATGGTTTGAGTATCTAAAATTTGAATGCCAGGGTCGGAACCCAAATCCAAAACCAGCTTAGGATTAGGGGTTTTTTGATCTACCAAAAAGATTTGCAACACTTTTGTGTCCGTAACCACAGATAACTCAATGGATGTTTCATTGCCATTGTCATAAACCGTATACTTTTTGAATCGCCCTACCGGTTGGTCAATTGACATTTTAGGCTTCCATTGGGGTTTCTCATTGGGAATTAAAATAATTTTTGTGCCTGTAGGGTTTTCTTTTAATACAAAATCAACGACCCGATTCATATCAAGAACTACCCGGGTGTTCCCGCCTTTTTGCCCTACACGAATATTATTGATGACCAATGGGTTCTCAAAGATCACTTTTTCAGGTTGCAGCGCTCTCTGAAAAGAGATACCGAAGTTTTGGTTCTTCAAAAGGCCGAATTGATCTAGTT from Alphaproteobacteria bacterium carries:
- a CDS encoding outer membrane beta-barrel protein is translated as MKKILFLLLVFFLVPWYAYGLRVTALAINNDTPDKPFVTIHLDSPQDLKVENIDSETFVVHFPVQTQWSQKKSDIFGGLIKSFTYVPYGDGTGDLVFKVSDTLKLDQFGLLKNQNFGISFQRALQPEKVIFENPLVINNIRVGQKGGNTRVVLDMNRVVDFVLKENPTGTKIILIPNEKPQWKPKMSIDQPVGRFKKYTVYDNGNETSIELSVVTDTKVLQIFLVDQKTPNPKLVLDLGSDPGIQILDTQTINKDAIHEKEGIFTEDLTAAKEAAEGQKGLVKKMDIISQGDDTILRLESDSKKEYKVVENTYLNQVVIHLPKTDWKDVMVPKKKGGLIQDYTVDQSDPVETKLVLSVQKGTSVIGKKVFSSEGTTPRFIIYLNQNATKTPEWLVEETTEKTSYRDRDLEAIESTRLTHRGGISPYMSVGEGFYVGVQLDQLATQTSSHSTMNGTTSTRQLSGDNFGGGGHAYLGYGLVQGRFYEGLELRAGGYGVEEKTSYTTTAGNIYNSTSAINFSWDASLRLGGYISPTTLLYGRIGAAATNFSYDEQSTTGGAFIFPGIYSANSRTGFVFGVGVESALTDQLSLRLEGTQINYQPFQYNSSTGLIKKDRNILNQVSLGVSYKPSPMAGPSLESEFEDSIQTGFYFGFDTGIGNMMNVRELDGKGSIKYKGQSGSTEPLWGIFTGYSYNIGRFFLSGEFQGNLNSIQIQETFVSTGPVTTETYSNKLKNVWALTARPGYIFNHGTMGYGRLGLMGGSLVHKASFSSSTSRQFTSGPNSTTYVWGVRAGGGLEVFMNPNVSLRADYTIDYVPHLVFKDPTVGGVEEKVSIINNQFKIGLAYTLD
- a CDS encoding LysR family transcriptional regulator; translated protein: MTFDQLKTFYIVAKSGSFTNAASELNMDQSNVSRKIIAMEIRLKAKLFVRKSRGLILTPEGQILLEEAKDILERMEGMKNLLTNVNKEASGHLNIYTYVGFYDFFVRPYLDQFREAFPDITLKICKNDLDIINFDSSEMTIAITPYLNREEDIIQESIMRTHIKLYASPEYLEKFGTPKNPEDLNHHKLIAYGPKNSVFSTMNWHLTLGASSGKPRKPVVEVNCPETRVLLAERGGGIASIPVEFIDLTKKNLVQVLPQEEGTVIDFFCSYPTIHKRAVPVIRFLGFLRAIFAK